A window of the Vibrio fluvialis genome harbors these coding sequences:
- the fliJ gene encoding flagellar export protein FliJ: MKEKIRAVGKLQQVEEKTRDRIGQQLDSMRQRHQYLQAQLDQLASLKSSAGDSTLHAPTLNSALLMNLNRVDHMLQKLLRHHEQEQAVMEAQCHSVQQVLESKHARVKGLEQVLERWRKKQAFERARKEQKQIEDILNARHRKRAL; this comes from the coding sequence ATGAAAGAGAAGATTCGCGCCGTCGGCAAACTGCAACAGGTCGAAGAGAAAACCCGCGACCGCATCGGGCAGCAGCTCGATTCGATGCGCCAGCGGCATCAATATCTGCAAGCGCAGCTCGATCAATTGGCGAGTCTTAAATCCAGCGCTGGCGATTCAACGCTGCACGCGCCAACGCTCAACAGTGCGCTGCTGATGAACCTCAATCGTGTCGACCACATGCTGCAAAAACTGCTGCGTCACCATGAGCAGGAACAAGCGGTGATGGAGGCGCAGTGTCATTCGGTGCAGCAGGTGCTGGAGAGTAAACACGCGCGGGTCAAAGGGTTGGAACAGGTGCTGGAGCGCTGGCGCAAAAAGCAGGCTTTTGAGCGCGCGCGCAAAGAGCAGAAGCAGATCGAAGATATCCTCAATGCGCGCCATCGTAAGCGCGCATTGTGA
- a CDS encoding PLP-dependent cysteine synthase family protein, translating to MCTDHQWINSAIRKIEADFQRSADTHLIKLDLPCVAGLDIYLKDESTHPTGSLKHRLARSLFLYAICNGWVGPDTPIIESSSGSTAVSEAYFARLLGLPFIAVMPKCTARKKIEQIEFYGGKAHLVDRSDQIYDESRRLAKELNGHYMDQFTYAERATDWRGNSNIADSIFHQMKMEDHPIPSWIVMSPGTGGTSATIGRFIRYQQHNTKLCVVDPENSVFYDFYQTRNPNLTLKCGSKIEGIGRPRVEPSFIPNVVDEMRVVPDAASIATIQWLEKILGRKAGASTGTNLYGALQLASEMKRRGETGSIVTLLCDSGERYLDTYYNPAWLAENIADLSPYLAKLETFQATGELA from the coding sequence ATGTGCACCGACCATCAATGGATTAACAGCGCGATTCGCAAAATTGAAGCCGACTTTCAACGCTCTGCCGACACGCACCTGATTAAACTCGACCTGCCGTGCGTGGCTGGCCTCGACATCTATCTGAAAGATGAAAGTACCCACCCGACCGGTTCGCTCAAACACCGTTTGGCGCGTTCACTGTTTCTCTACGCCATTTGTAACGGCTGGGTTGGTCCGGACACACCGATCATCGAATCGTCTTCCGGCAGCACCGCAGTGTCTGAAGCGTACTTTGCGCGCCTGCTCGGTCTGCCATTTATTGCCGTGATGCCTAAATGCACCGCGCGTAAGAAGATTGAGCAGATTGAGTTTTACGGCGGCAAAGCCCATTTGGTCGACCGCTCCGATCAGATTTATGACGAGTCGCGCCGTCTGGCCAAAGAGCTGAATGGTCATTACATGGACCAATTCACCTACGCCGAGCGCGCCACCGACTGGCGTGGTAACAGCAATATCGCCGACAGCATTTTTCATCAGATGAAGATGGAAGATCACCCGATCCCGAGCTGGATCGTAATGAGCCCGGGAACGGGCGGCACGTCAGCAACCATTGGCCGCTTTATTCGCTATCAGCAGCACAACACCAAGCTGTGTGTGGTCGATCCGGAGAATTCGGTGTTTTACGATTTTTACCAAACCCGCAATCCGAACCTGACACTCAAGTGCGGAAGCAAAATTGAAGGCATTGGCCGCCCTCGTGTTGAGCCAAGCTTTATTCCGAATGTGGTGGATGAGATGCGTGTGGTGCCGGATGCAGCAAGCATTGCGACCATTCAATGGCTGGAAAAAATTCTCGGCCGTAAAGCAGGCGCCTCCACGGGCACCAACCTGTATGGCGCGCTGCAACTGGCGAGTGAGATGAAACGCCGCGGAGAAACCGGCTCTATTGTGACGCTGCTGTGCGACAGTGGTGAGCGTTATCTGGATACCTACTACAACCCAGCCTGGCTGGCGGAGAATATCGCCGATCTGTCACCGTATCTGGCCAAGCTGGAAACGTTTCAGGCCACCGGCGAACTGGCGTAA
- a CDS encoding Lrp/AsnC family transcriptional regulator codes for MQLDKIDRQILAILQKDSTVSLNDLAEAVNLTTTPCWKRLKKLEESGILSKRVALLDPEKLDLSFIAFVMVKTSDHSHEWYRRFVATVDEYPEVMEFYRMAGEYDYMMKVLVKDMKHFDQFYKKLVNSVGGLNNVTSTFAMESLKYTTELPL; via the coding sequence ATGCAACTCGACAAAATTGATCGTCAGATCTTGGCAATTTTGCAAAAGGACAGCACGGTGTCGCTCAACGATTTGGCGGAAGCGGTCAATCTCACCACCACGCCTTGCTGGAAGCGACTGAAAAAGCTGGAAGAATCCGGCATTCTCAGCAAACGGGTCGCGCTGCTTGATCCGGAAAAACTCGACTTGTCCTTTATCGCCTTTGTGATGGTCAAAACCAGCGACCATTCGCACGAGTGGTATCGCCGTTTTGTGGCGACGGTGGATGAATACCCGGAAGTGATGGAGTTCTACCGTATGGCGGGGGAGTACGATTACATGATGAAAGTGCTGGTCAAAGACATGAAGCACTTTGACCAGTTTTACAAAAAGCTGGTGAACAGCGTTGGCGGGCTGAATAACGTCACATCGACCTTTGCGATGGAATCGCTCAAGTACACCACCGAGCTACCGCTTTGA
- the tesB gene encoding acyl-CoA thioesterase II: MSKPLKELLSLLQLEKLEEGLYRGESENLGLPQVYGGQVIGQALSAARYTVESDRTVHSFHSYFLYPGDPEKPIIYDVENLRDGRSFSTRRVKAIQNGRPIFYLTASYHGEAPGFEHQKTMPDVPGPENFASESELAAQIAHLLPEKVKKVFCGEKPIEMRPVTVINPLKPQKAEPKQYLWIRANGEMPDNQLIHQYLLGYASDWGFLVTALHPHEVTLMTPNFQVATIDHSIWFHRPFKMDEWLLYVIESPTASNTRGLVRGEIYNREGHLVATAVQEGVMRFKNA; encoded by the coding sequence ATGAGCAAACCATTAAAAGAGCTGCTGAGCTTGCTGCAGCTAGAAAAACTGGAAGAGGGTCTCTACCGCGGCGAAAGCGAAAACCTCGGCTTACCGCAGGTGTATGGCGGCCAAGTGATCGGTCAGGCACTGTCCGCAGCGCGCTACACGGTTGAATCTGACCGTACCGTGCACTCTTTTCACAGTTACTTCCTCTACCCTGGCGATCCTGAAAAACCGATCATCTACGATGTTGAAAACCTGCGCGATGGCCGCAGTTTCAGCACGCGCCGCGTGAAAGCGATTCAAAACGGCCGCCCTATTTTCTACCTCACCGCGTCTTACCACGGTGAAGCGCCGGGCTTTGAGCATCAAAAAACCATGCCGGACGTTCCTGGGCCGGAAAACTTTGCGTCAGAATCCGAACTGGCGGCGCAAATTGCTCATCTGCTGCCAGAAAAAGTGAAGAAAGTGTTCTGCGGTGAAAAGCCGATTGAGATGCGTCCGGTGACCGTTATCAATCCGCTCAAACCACAAAAGGCCGAACCGAAACAGTACCTGTGGATCCGCGCCAACGGCGAGATGCCAGACAATCAGCTCATTCACCAATACCTGCTGGGTTACGCCTCAGACTGGGGATTTCTGGTAACGGCGCTGCACCCGCATGAAGTGACGCTGATGACGCCCAATTTTCAGGTCGCCACCATCGACCATTCGATTTGGTTCCATCGTCCGTTCAAAATGGACGAATGGTTGCTGTATGTGATTGAAAGCCCGACCGCCAGCAACACACGCGGCTTAGTGCGCGGGGAAATCTACAACCGTGAAGGCCACCTGGTCGCCACAGCGGTGCAAGAAGGCGTGATGCGGTTTAAAAACGCCTGA
- a CDS encoding YbaY family lipoprotein, with protein sequence MKKALLLASSVLLGSVLVGCQTSEDSTTMTQTTPAAMKTVTGTLAYRERIALPENAVVTVTLQDVSLMDAPAKVIATQTFETKGKQVPFAFELAYDSAQIDARHTYSVSARIELNGKLRFITDTHYGVITDDNNTNQVDLKLVGVSAN encoded by the coding sequence ATGAAAAAGGCACTACTTCTGGCGTCATCGGTTCTGTTAGGTTCGGTACTGGTGGGTTGCCAGACTTCTGAGGACTCAACGACCATGACACAAACCACACCCGCAGCCATGAAGACGGTAACGGGTACTCTCGCGTATCGTGAGCGCATTGCGCTGCCAGAAAATGCGGTGGTGACAGTGACGCTGCAAGACGTTTCTCTGATGGATGCGCCAGCGAAAGTGATCGCGACTCAAACTTTTGAGACGAAAGGCAAGCAAGTTCCGTTTGCGTTTGAACTGGCATACGACAGCGCCCAAATCGACGCGCGTCATACCTACAGTGTCAGCGCTCGTATCGAGTTGAACGGAAAACTGCGCTTTATCACCGATACCCATTACGGTGTGATTACTGATGATAATAACACTAACCAGGTTGATTTGAAGCTGGTTGGCGTTAGCGCAAACTAA
- a CDS encoding DNA base-flipping protein: MDQFLAQIFAVIHQIPHGKVSTYGEIARMAGYPGYARHVGKALGNLPKDSKLPWFRVINSKGEISLTGPDWDRQRERLVAEGIAVSSQGKISLRIYKWQP, encoded by the coding sequence ATGGACCAATTTCTGGCACAGATCTTTGCTGTCATTCACCAAATCCCACACGGGAAAGTTTCGACCTACGGCGAAATAGCACGTATGGCGGGTTATCCCGGTTATGCGCGCCACGTTGGCAAAGCGCTGGGAAACTTGCCCAAAGACAGCAAACTGCCTTGGTTTCGGGTCATCAACAGTAAAGGGGAGATTTCGTTAACCGGCCCTGATTGGGACAGGCAGCGGGAACGATTGGTCGCGGAAGGGATAGCCGTGAGCAGTCAGGGAAAGATCTCACTCAGAATATACAAATGGCAGCCTTAG